CTCGGCTGGCTATCAAATCTTGCTCCAGAATGAGTTTGGAGAGGCATGCTACAATGTCCGTGTGCACACGACAGGTATAGATGGTGGACAGAGGCCTCTGGGAGGTATCCCTGCGTGTTCTCCAAAATGTAGCTCGCACTGCTGCCTGAGTTCCTTTTACCAGTCAGCCTAGTGGGGAGAGTTGTTTCCCTGCTTCTTCTCAAAGCCCAGAAACCCTGGAGGCACTGAACTAGGACAAAACCTTTTAGTTTCTGCTGTCACAGCTGCTGGGCTTTGGGGCACAGGCAGAGTTTGGTCAGCAGAGAGAGTAGAGAATGGGTAAAGGGCAGGAGGGGTAGGTGGAAACAAATCCTTTAACTGAGGTGACCTCTGCAAACTTTATCACAGAGCTTCCAAACTCCAAGGGCAAGGATGAACTTAGAGCTCTATGCCAGGCAGTTTATACTCCTATTAAAAACATACCCATTGTTAGCCCTATTTTGCAAGTGGGAGAATGGATCTCAGGAAAGGTGACTTAGTTGCCCAAGGTTAACAGGCTAGTAAGTGGCAGAGTGGCACTTCAGAATAGTTTGCTCTAAGACACCACCTGCCTGAGACACAAAGAAAGGCGTGCCCCTGCTTCCTCTTCCATCGGCCTCGGCAGGTGGCTGGGGTGGTGACACAATATCTTAGGCCCCGCCAGCGTTCCTGATGGACCTTCCTGCTGCTCCAGATTTCTTGCAGCCCCTACACACCTACACCTGTTTGAGGAGGTTCCCAACACGGTGACTCTGACCTGGAACCACAGCCCCAACGTGCAGGATGGAGAGCCCACTGTGTCATCATGAAGTAGGATGCAAGCCCTGCCTCTGGTCCACTGTGGCAACAAGTGCCCCATGACAGGGTTGCTCCCAGGCAGGAAGTATTACTTTAGAGTGGTGACTCAATGAAATTGGTGACAGTGACCCACTGGACTCCAAGGGTACCTGGCTTGTCAATGAGACCAAGTGAGTCAGGGAGCCCTGATGGTAGGGATGACATATGGGTCACAAGGGGTACCCAAGaggtaaaataaaatcagagaaccATTGACACCGGCAAGAGACGTGGGTATTGGAGACAGGTAACTTTCTGGTAGTTTGAAGTATGAGACTAAGATGGAGACGGGGAGGGCTTTGTGGGTGGGGGTGATGGTGGAGAGCGGGGGTTAAAGTGGAGACTTGTGGTCCATGGAAACTGAAATGAAATATGGGCAACTTGAAGGGGGAGTGACAGGGTGACAGTTGGACATCTgggtatgggatactggcactggaAAGAAATCCATCTAGGACCTCTGGGGTGGGAAAAGTAGAATTCTTCAAACCTGACTTAGGTCATGAAACCGGGAGAGGGACAAGGGCGGAAGGAGCTCTTAGAGTTGATGGCACCCGGAGGCCCCCAGGGCACCGTCCAAGCTCTGAGATGCAATGGCGGCTGGGGCCTTCAGGTGCGTTCAccgcccaccccgccctgcccgTGCAGTCCAGCACCTGAAGCCCCATGACGGAAGGACTGGCATCATGCGCCAGGCTTCCTGACCCCGCTCAAGCCACACAAGGTGCTCTGTGACCAGGACTGCACCATGACTTGCACCTTCCTTGGGAACCCGTGTCCCATGGTGACTTTCTACAAGAGTGATGTCAACGTCACGGCCAACTCCAAGCTCCGTGAGTGGTGTGTGCATCCTGCTCATCCCCACTGCACACGCTCAAGGACAGCAGGAGCACAGCACGCTGTCAGAGAATGAGCTGAGCAAGGACCACAGCAGCTGCACGCTCACCGTCTATGGTGAGGGCACCCTGGGTCTGAGCCGGGGGCACACATCTAGTCTGGGGCAGAGGCGCAAAATCACGGTCTCTTGGGCCATTAGGCATCTCTCTTCATTCGGGTGGCACCATCTTTCATTTCATCTGACCACCACCAAGTAGTGCAGACATTAGTTAGCCACCTGCGCTCCCTTCCTCTTCATGTCACTTGTTATGTGCCTGGACCCTACAGACATGGGGGTTTGTGATACCCAGGAAAGTTATGGTTTGCAAACCCTTAGTGGGCCTAgacctcttttaaaaaagttacttgTGGGGGCCGGAGtggtggcgcaataggttaatcctccgcctgcagctccagcatcccatatgggcaccagttctagtcccggctgctcctcttccaatccagctctttgctatggcctgggaaagcagtagaagatggcccaagtccttgggcccctgcaccacatgggagaccgggaagaagcacctggctcctggcttcggatcagcacagctccagccgttgcaggtacttggggagtgaaccagtcgaaggaagacctttctatctctccctctcactgtctttaactctacctctcaaataaataaataaaaatcttaaaaaaaaaaaaaaaaaagttactcgtGATCAGTCCTTAACCAGTCTTACCAATCCCAGTCTCTCCGACAGGTTTCCAGGGGGAATCTATACATTAACAAAATTTTGCAAGAGATTCTGATGCATAACCAAGATTGAAAACTACCAGgctaggggtcggcactgtggtgtagccgataaagctgctgcctatggcaccagAGTCCTAtatggttggagacctggctgctccacttccgatccagctccttgctaatgtgcctgggaaagcagtggaggatggcccaagtactacacccatgtgggtgacccagaaaaagctcctggggccagcactgtggcacagtaggttaatcctccacctgcagcactggcataccatatgggcgctggttctagtcccagctgctcctcttcccatccagctctctgctatggcctgggaaagcagaagatggtccaactccttgggcccctgcatccacgtgggagatccagaagtagctcctggttcctggcttctgattggcgcagctccagtcattgcggccatttggggagtgaaccaacagaaggaagacatttctctctgtctttccctctcactgtctgtaactctacctctcaaataaaaataaaatcttaaaaaagaagaagaagaaaaagctcctgcctcctggcttcagatcggcccagctctggccactgtggccatttgaggagtgaaccagtggatggaagatctctctgtctctgcctcttgtctctataactctgcctttcaaataaaataaataaatctttcaaaagaaaaataaactaccAGTCTAGAATAAAGACAGAAGACAGGCAAAATAGGGGGAGGACTGAGGGAAACTTCCCTCTGGCACATACAGGCCACATTTCTCCTGTGTGCACACATCAGGGGACATACTTTATTCTCTCCCACACAGCTTAGTGTCTTCACAGCTACAAGGCTAGCAGTGTGAATTCTCTAAATGACAAGCCAGTCAGTCTTGCTCCCTCTTGCTTAAATTCTCCAtctttccggccggcgccgtggctcaacaggctaatcctccgcctagcggcaccggcacaccaggttctagtgccggtcagggcgccggattctatcccggttgcccctcttccaggccagctctctgctatggcctgggagtgcagaggaggatggttcaaatgcttgggccctgcaccccatgggagaccaggagaagcacctgactcctggcttcagatcagcgcggtgcgctggccgtggcagccattggagggtaaaccaacagcaaaggaagacctttctctctgtctctctgtctctcactctccactctgcctgtcaaaataaataaataaataaataaataaataaataaaataaaaatttaaaaaaaaattctccatcttTCCACTGATCTTGAAGATAAAAGTCCAACCAAGatctcctctcccccacctctccagcctcatcctctgcccctccctgaaCCCTCCAGGCCATGGTCTCCATGGTTACAGATGCCTCTCCTTGGGGGAAAGGACAGGATCCTGTTGCTGTCTTTCAGGCGCTCAGCTAAGCATCTGGCACTGAGATGATGATGCCTCCAGACTGCAGAGCTGCGTAACAGACCTGGGCCAGGGAAGACACTGTGGGAGCCACCGGGCTTTCACTCCCCAGCTAGAGAGATCCCTGGAAGACAGGCCTGACTGGATGCAcatggccccagggccctggctccaAAACTGATAAGCCACGGGATCTCCACAGACCACCTCTCTGAGGCAGTTCCCTCGTCTGTTCCTTGAGGCCCTGAGGCTTGAATGAGACAGCACAGGGGAGTGTGTCTGGCATGACACCAGGCAAACATTCAGTGCTGAAAATGGCAAATCCTAGACCATCCCAGGACTGAGGGTCCCAGGGTCCAGTCTGTTTCCTGAGGAGTAACTCCAAGACTAGCACTTTGGCGTTTTCTTAACACTAACGAATACTTGCTTTGCTCTTTCAGACAAAGATGACAAGACAACCCTGGTGCCCATTAACAGCGAGTCTGCAGAAGAAATCAAAGCACCTTACGTGGCCTCCAGTCCAGCCCAGGCATCAGGAAGCCGATATGATGTGGAGCTTTGTGGCCTGGCCCCTGCATGGCCCCAGTACAGGGAGGCCACTTTCCTCTCTGTCAATATAAACATTCAGTGTAGGGTAGGACAATAAACGGAGCTCACCCTGTCCTGTTACTGTGGGTGCTGGCCAGCAAGAACCAAGGGGATGGACACAGTAGGAGGGGGactccctggcctggccccaagaTCCTGGTCCAAAAACCCATTCACAGAGGAGTGAGCAGCCCCCTTTTGCCTGCCCTTGGCTTGCCTTTCCCTCCCCCACAGCCACACTGCACCTCCCGCCCTCCTCAGGGAATGGGAGCAAATCTTGCTGACTTCACACTTCTCTCCATGCTGCTCCCTCACAGTTCTTCTCCAGTAGGCTCTGTGTTCAAGCGCTCTGGGGTTTGAAAAGATCAGCACTTTCCCTCTTTCATGTCTGGGGTTCCCACTCTCAGAGCTGGAAATGATTCATCAACCAGTTCCCTAAGTTTCAAACTAAGTTGTGTACCACAGTCCTTCCTTTACAAAATTTTGACAAAGCTACCAAACTTGGAACAAAGATAAGGGATCTTTTgagccttccttctctctttattcTTTTGCTAGCCCCGACCAGCAATCTCTATACAAACTCTGGTTTGAAAAGTACTGCTTCATCCAATGCCTGTATGAGAGTTGAGTCTCCTACTATCACATTCCCCTACAAATGTGCAACACCTATACTAATGGCAAGTTTACCGCCACCCAAGACTTTCTACCTCTGGGTTGGAGTATtacctgtttatttaaaaaaaaaaaaaaatggccctcAAATGGAGGTAGCTCATTCTTTTTCCAGGGCTTCAAAGCTTAAGTATGAATCAGCTCATCTAATCCCACTCCTCCCGGCCAGCTGTTCAACTAAGCCCAGAGTCCCAGGAGACGGCTGGCCCACTTTAGAGCAGGTGGCAGgtctggggaggggaagggagaagatgGGCATCAGTCGAGGACACTGGGTAACTGAGGATCACCAAGCACGTCGGGCGTCTATGCCTAAGGACGAACGTGGACCACAGCAAACGCTACCCATCTCCCGTCCTCCCAAACCACACCCTCACCCACGTATGTGAGCAGGGAAGCGAGACCCACGCCAGCCATCACAGTGTCACCACAGCCAGGGAGCCAGCCTGGTTCCAAGCAAGACGCACTGGCCAGGACTGTGACCCAGACTGTGAGGACACACTGGGCCGCCACCCCGTCTCCAGAACAGGCACATGCCACACAGGCAGACAAGCAAGGCAGCCAAAGGCCCtcggtttttatttttattcacatgGGAAGTAGAGGATGGGCTTGCCCCATCCTTGCTCCCCTTGCATTGACTGTGCCTCTAGTCTTAAGACCCAGAGTGTTACTGAAGCCCCTCCTCTTGCTCCCAGtgcaggagggacagagagggaagcaCTAAGAGTGTAAGCATTGTTGGGAGGGACCCCAGCTCTCTGAGCCAGGCTCAGCAGCTCCCTGAGGCCCTCTCCCTATGAGACTCAGACAGACAGCAGGACAGAGAcataggcagagaaagacacaggAAGGCTgggagaccacacacacacacatacacacacacacgggctggCCCCTTCCTTTGGCATGGTTCACTCTAGCCCTAGGGATAAAGTCTGAAGGGGTGGTGTGGGGCCTGAGCTCTGGGCTGGCCTGTCAGAGAGATGGGGACAACTTGAATCCCTGGGACCCCAAGCTCCCAGACCAAAGAAGTTCCCTCTTCTACCTACCGGGGACAGACACCAGTTCACCTTCCCACCTACCCTACTTAGAGACTGAGATTGTTCAAGTAACAGGGATAGATGGGAAAAGGGAGCCTCCACCCTCACCCACTCTTCCCAGTTAGGGTCTGTGAGAGGGACTCAAGCCATTGGCCCAAGTCATCTCAGCCCAGGTTTCCCCCATCTTTCCCTCAACTCTGTGCAGACAGAAATGGTGGGAGGGGGTGATCCCAGCCTTGCCATTGGCCCTGGGCATAAGAGATGGAGTCAGCCTCTTCCACCCAGTAGGGCAAGAGGGGCTTAAGAAGCACCAGCACCCTCAGGAGCTCCGACAATCCTGACGGGACAGAGGCGAGGAGATGTCTACTTCTGGCGCCAGCAAGGGCGTGAGGCTCCCTCTTAGCGCTCAGCACTGTCCTGCACCACTAACTTTGCTCGGGAGATCCTTTGCTGGCTTACCCCTCAAACTCGCACGTTCCCCAAGTGGTacctgctgccccaggctggcattgcagccatcctgatccagctcctgcaggTTCCCAGGGTCTGGAGTCCAGCCCCAGGGGAACGGGGTGAGCAGACCCTGGTGCCTCAGTTGGCCTTGCTCAGTCTGTAGTCTTCCACAGGCTCCCGGCTCTCCACTGCGGACAGAGCGATGAGCATCTGGGCCGCATAGTAGGTGGACATGATGAGAGCCCGCGAGTAGGGCACAGGaaagcagaacttgttgagggcgATGGTCAGGTCTGAGACGATGAACAGCAGTGCACCACCGCCAGCCGCCAGCTCAGTCCAACGCCAGGCTGCCCCCATCAGCCGCAGCCCTGCCATAGCTCGCCAGCCCATAAAGCTGACGAGGGCCACGTAGACCCCCACCAGGTACGTGAAGGCGCCCGAGAGGCCCGGGTAGAGGATAGCATAGCACAGGCCTGACAGCACTGCCATCACCAGACCTGTCCGAAGAGCCAGTGGCCGCATGCCAAAGGCTGAGGCATAGAGTACGTGGGTCACAGCAAACATCAGCAGACCTGGGAGAAGGGATGAGGGATGCTGAGGGTGGGCTTGGTAAACAAGTGTTTGCCCAGCAGCTTCACTGTGGGAGTAACAGGGTGGGAAAGGTGCCTGGGTAAAGACCacacctccccactcccctcaAGGACTCAAGATCACATGCAAGGGCATCCTCTAACAGGGGCTTCCATGGTCCCTGGCCTCAGAAACTCTCAGACTCCTTCCGGGTCAAAGGCCCCCACTTCCAAATCCTTGGCCCTCCCCCTAGGAccctctggcccccagccccaggaccccGCCCAGGCAGCTACTGGGGCCACTCACCGTGCACAAAGTAGCCCTGGTCCTGCCAGATGAGGAAGGCATCACCTAGGGCAGAGAAGACGAGTCCCACTAAGATGCGTGTGGCGCTGGGATGGGCCAGCAGGAACCCAAGGCCATGAGCCAGAAGgaagagccagaggcagaagaTGGGCAGGCACTTGATCAGGGCGCTGACCCACGACGGGCTGGATGAGGGCAGCCAAAGCACAAAATACACGCAGGTGGCCTTGAAGAAGGGCATCAGCTTGGGTCCCTCACTCTTCACCTGGAGGACACGGGATAAGGGCAGCACTCAGAGCTTTGGGAGCTCAGAGGCCTGTAGTGAGGCCCAGAGCCAGCACTCTCAGCCTAGGTGTCCACCCCAGACGTAGGCCTACCCcagcaccccccccacacacatacacacacaccacccgGGGGAAGCAGTATTGACACAGAAAGTCCAGCCTCACCTGCCCCAACCAGCCCGCAGGGTGTAAGCAAACCCATCACCACCCTGAGGCTCAATTCGTGAGGCAGGAGGAGGGCCCCACTGTTGTTGTTATCCATGTCCACTCTTGGGCCTGGGGCTAAACTGGAATGATCACTCACTGGGCAGCAAACAGCCCTTAGGATGCTTCTCCCTTCctgtgccctccctcccctcctcaggGGCCCTttagcccctctctctgccagcgTCAGCCTCCAGCTGTCTGGAATGGAGTGGACTCAGCGGGAAACCACAGAGCCGCCCTGACTGATCCTCAGTAGTGGGGCCAGGGCACAGGCTTAGGCCTCTGGCAACACTAGGTAAGCGCCAGGAATGTGGGAGGGTAGGCAGTGACAACCACCTCCACGCTGCAGGCTCGCTCCTCTGCCCTCATGCTGCTCAGCCTCCactccacctgccccagcctggaCCAGAGGCATCAAAGGAAAGCAGAGGTGTTCCGGATGCTGGGGCGAGAAACAGACTCACAAATTGGGGGCAACAAAACTATCCCTAAACTCAGAGATTTCAgggttggggagaggggagggccagttAGTCGAGAAAGaggcaggaagaggggagggctCTGTGTCCAGCTTCTGATCTCAGACAGGCTGGGAGGCCGTGGGGAACTCAGAGGGGGAAGTTAAAGCAGCTGACTTGGTCTCAGCCGGGATTAGGGGGGAGGGCAGCTAAAGGAAGGTTTCACTCcagggcactgcaggcacagtCCAAGCTGGAGGAGGGGACGGCTGCAGATATTCTGAATTTGTGATCCCCTGGAGCTCCTTTCCGGGGGACCGGAGCAGCTGAGGGTCCCCCTGTATACCCACACCGCCCCCAAAGTGACTGTGTCTTTGACTGATGAGCTGTCCGGCACAGTGCTCTGGGGACACACCCGGGCTCCCGGATCAGACCCTGAGGAGGGGGGTTGGGGTGGACACTTGTCCTAGTTCTGCCAGAGAAGAGGCGCCTTCCCCCTCCCATGGAAATcccccaccagcaccaccaccatcaaGGTTGGCAAGGTCAGAgacccagccccctctccctctgcatccACCTGCCAGCACTGGGGGCACTGACGTTCGTTCCATGGCCCTCCTAGCCCCATTATGTCCTAGCAAGAGAAACCGGCAGGCAGGAAGTAGCTTGGGAGGTCTGGACAGTCCCAGGGAACCCGGCTCTAGAAAAGGGCAAGGAGGCAAGACAAAGGCTCGAGCTGAGACAGCctggaaagggggggggggggggtgtccacaGACAAGGACCCTGCTTCCCCCAGCGTTAGCAGCGCTGCTGAGACACGGGGCCGCCCCTCCACAGCCCGACCTGTTCCTAAGACGAAGAAGGGGCGGACACGAAGTCCGAACAGGAGTCTCGGGAGGCCCAAGTCTGCCATCCCTCCGGGCCTCCCCCGCGCGACCCCGCGCCCCGCGCCAGACGCGCAGAGATCAACAAAGTCACGCTTCCGAGTCACGTGCGCTCTGTTTTCCGCCGTCCCGCGGGCGGGGGGCGCGCGGGTCCGGCGGCCGGGGCAGTGCCAGCGCCCGCCGCCCCACCAGGGGCCGCCGGCCGCCGCAGGGCCCCTGCCCCGTCAAGGCCCCAGCGGCGTGGCCCGTCACAGCGCTACAGCCAAGCGGGTGGGCTCTGGCCGCCCGGGACGCCGGCTCGCTCGCCCGCTCACTCACCACAGTGACCGGGGACaccatggcggcggcggcggcggcggctggcgGGGACCCTGCTCCgagctgccacggccagcacgcgcCCGCGGCCAGGTGAGCAGCAGACGACGTAACAAAGCCGGGGTAGTGGACAATACCTCCCGCGCGCCGGGCGCTCGGGGTTCTGTCTATGAACCCTGCGGCGTCACCCGCGCCTCGGCCAATCAGCGGGCCGGAGCtcggggggcggggcccggcgccggggggcggggcccggctgGCGACGCCGGCCCGGCGCGTCCGGCTGCAGCCCGAGAGGGGAAGGAGCGCCCCGGGGCCAGCAGGCGGGGCCGCGAGGCCCAGTCCTCCGGGGAGGGAGGCCGTACCGAGGCATCCCAGAACGTGACCGTGACCCCATGCCTGGGTGAGGACCAGGCTTGGCGGATGCCATGGATGCACCGTTGCACACATGTTCTCATACCTAGGAACAAAAGTCAAAAACATCCCGTTCAGTTTTTGAACATACCGTTCTTGCAGGCACAATTGCAGTTACACCCAGCTTTCACTGGGTGCAAACACACAGCCTTGGACGTGAAACGAGGCCTGTAGATCCACACATACACAAGACTGTCCCGCGTCACAGTCACCTTAAGGACACAGCCAGAAAACCAACACCTGTGGGTTGACATACACCCTCAGCGTGAGAACAGACACGTGTATGGGCAAGCCTCAGCCTGTAGACCCGGAACCCTAATATAGAAACAAACACAGTCAGTTGGCCTCAGGCACACACGTTTCACAACTCGAAGACAACTGTGACACACACCAAAACAGGAGTGACAGGCAGACCTGAGCACCCTTAAGGATCCCAAGAAGTGTGAACTAACTTTGCCGAAGAAACACCAAGAGaatttaatgatttttctaaagattttttttcttcaatctctttattGCCtggcttgcccccccccccaaagaaaccttttatttaaggaatgcgcacttcatgcatttcataagtacgacttcaggaatatttatttgaaaggcagagctacagagaggcagaggcagagagaaagaggccctccagccactggttcactccccaaatggccacaatggccgggaccaggctgatccgaagccaggagccaggagcctcctctgggcctcccatgcaggtccagggtcccaagcacccgAGCCACCCCCCCATTGCctccccaggccgtagcagagagctagatcggaagtggagcagccaggactcgaattggtacccatatgggatgccagcactgcaggcagtcgcTCTAcctccacaccacagcgccagccccagccccaaggaTTTAATGTTGACATTATGTGGACTAAAGGTGTGTCAGCACCTTTGAAGCCGTGCGTGTTCACAAACACAGGATGGGTGGACTGGTAGGCAGCCAACCAGACTGGAATGTCGTCCCAGCCTTGCCACTTGCATCCCCCGCGAGTGGCTgaatctcttcccctctctgacaCTGAGTACTGTGAGTGGGTGAGCTCTGAGGCTCTGCCCACCCCTGACATGTCTTGTAGGATGGCGAAAAGGGAAGGGCTGCTGATCCCAGGGCATTTCAGCCTCCCGGGCTTCCTGGAGACAGAGATTTCTGATACATCCCACAGGATGGGTGAGTAGTCCGTGATGGGAATAGCAGGGTGGTAGCTGATGACCAGCCCTAATTAGTGGTCTCCGGGAGTTTCAGGTACCCAGGGCTTTGtcatgcacgcgcacacacacactacaaAGTGTGCTGCCCCAGAATAACACTGGATTGAGAATTATTCTGTgccttttttaattaaagatgtatttctttatttaagttacacagagagagagagaaacagacaagaaaaaaaaaagagagagatcttccttctgttgttacacttctcagatggctgcaatggctgaggatggccagaccgaagccaggagcttcatctgtgtctcccacatgggggtcaggagcccaagcacttgggccatcttccgctgctttcccctgtgcatcagcagggagctggaccagaagtggagcagccaggacttgaaccaatgcccatatgggatgctggcatcacagacagcaacttaacctgctgtgccacagcaccagcccagagaaTTATTCTGTGCTTGGTACTGACGCCTCCTGCTCCATGCGTTGGTGATTGCATACTTGGGCACGTCACTCCATCTttacagcctcagtttcctcatcaggaaaatgcaggaATTGGACTAGAAGACAGGTGCAGCCATTCAGTTTTCCAGTCACACCCTCTGAGGTCACCTGAGTGTGCCACGCCATTGCTAATTTCTCTGGGCCTTGTTGTTGCCTACCTATAGGAATGCAAATGCAGACTGGATCAGTGGGGCCTTCATGTTCACTTGGGAAGCTTTCTGAACACCTAGATGCCTGGAGCCCCACCCTGGACCTATCAGTGCAGTGGCACAGATTTTAATAAGCTTACATACACAAAAGCCTAAATGTACAAACATGGGTCCTAGAATTTTCTTTCACAGAGTTCAAGCCAGTGCTTGCTTAACCAATGGACAAGCTAATCATATCAGGGCATttcaaaagttcattaaaaagctgagttaaaagatttttttggctacaaaaatattgaaatccatgcatattttttcatgatacatattttccatgaactttttgaagacccctgtatCTACATAGGTCAACCACAAAACTGAAGCATCCTCCCTGCACCCTGGTTCCCATCCCATTACCCTCTCACTGCCCAGATCCCTTCTTGGCCCTTCCCCACCTTGCCTAGGAGCCAGAGTTCTATGGACTGTATCACCAGGGCTCCAGCTTTGGGTTGAGTTCAGCCAGTGAGAGCCAAAGCTATAATGAGGATGTGAGGAGAGCATGGATGAAGcctgctgggccaagctgagatTGGCTGGGATCCGCCGTgactgcagctccaggctccatcCCTCTGCCTGCAGGCCTGGGGTCACAGCCGCT
This window of the Lepus europaeus isolate LE1 chromosome 7, mLepTim1.pri, whole genome shotgun sequence genome carries:
- the TMEM86A gene encoding lysoplasmalogenase TMEM86A yields the protein MVSPVTVVKSEGPKLMPFFKATCVYFVLWLPSSSPSWVSALIKCLPIFCLWLFLLAHGLGFLLAHPSATRILVGLVFSALGDAFLIWQDQGYFVHGLLMFAVTHVLYASAFGMRPLALRTGLVMAVLSGLCYAILYPGLSGAFTYLVGVYVALVSFMGWRAMAGLRLMGAAWRWTELAAGGGALLFIVSDLTIALNKFCFPVPYSRALIMSTYYAAQMLIALSAVESREPVEDYRLSKAN